The Echinicola rosea genome has a segment encoding these proteins:
- a CDS encoding DUF2141 domain-containing protein has protein sequence MSLLYLILMYLVRPVPDEYSHAVITIDNVDLSLGGNIKIQVFDELTVVNSEGMAPILEKTITANVEDLPVRLDQLPIGEYMIAVLHDSNGNGKLDYSIFGVPKEGYAFSGQFSCSLKSAGPKLHMIHLTEGLQHIRMHLCY, from the coding sequence ATGTCCTTACTCTATTTGATTCTAATGTACTTGGTACGGCCTGTTCCTGATGAATATTCACATGCCGTAATCACTATCGACAATGTGGACCTGTCTTTGGGAGGCAATATTAAAATCCAGGTTTTTGATGAACTTACAGTTGTTAATTCGGAAGGGATGGCACCTATCTTAGAAAAAACGATAACTGCCAATGTAGAGGATTTACCGGTAAGACTGGACCAATTGCCCATTGGGGAATACATGATTGCGGTATTACATGACAGTAATGGGAACGGAAAACTGGATTATTCCATTTTTGGAGTTCCAAAGGAAGGTTATGCCTTCTCCGGCCAGTTTTCCTGTAGCTTAAAATCTGCCGGTCCAAAGCTACACATGATCCACCTGACGGAAGGACTGCAACATATCAGGATGCATTTATGTTATTGA
- a CDS encoding dioxygenase family protein has product MEKRRFLKHLGLSSLTLPFITFCTENGAPETGDDTENSTGDGSCTITATETAGPFPTHSPSSLQRMDIRGDRTGIDLDIEITILNGNESCTPMEGAMVDIWHCDKDGNYSEYGGTGMQQENYADQHFLRGRQVTDANGKVAYTSIFPGWYQGRATHIHVHVYSASNQSLLVTQIAFPEGTDSAVNQVNASSGEGYTKGMNGYTSNARDNVFSDGVETEMSILSGSIDEGYSLTHRIVVRGQ; this is encoded by the coding sequence ATGGAAAAAAGAAGGTTCTTAAAACATTTAGGGCTTAGCAGCTTGACCCTACCATTTATCACATTTTGCACTGAAAATGGAGCCCCTGAAACAGGTGATGATACGGAAAATAGTACTGGAGACGGTTCATGTACCATCACTGCGACAGAAACAGCAGGCCCCTTCCCTACACATTCACCCTCATCTCTTCAGCGTATGGACATCCGTGGTGACCGTACGGGCATTGACCTCGACATCGAAATCACCATCCTAAATGGCAATGAAAGCTGTACGCCCATGGAAGGAGCGATGGTAGATATCTGGCATTGTGATAAAGACGGAAACTATTCCGAATATGGAGGAACGGGCATGCAACAAGAAAATTATGCTGATCAACATTTCCTTCGGGGACGACAGGTTACCGATGCCAATGGAAAAGTTGCTTACACCTCCATTTTCCCTGGGTGGTACCAAGGCAGGGCCACCCATATTCATGTACACGTTTACAGTGCGTCCAATCAATCATTATTGGTAACCCAGATTGCCTTCCCAGAAGGGACTGATAGTGCTGTAAACCAAGTAAACGCCTCCAGTGGGGAAGGATACACCAAAGGCATGAACGGGTACACCTCTAATGCAAGGGATAATGTATTCAGCGATGGAGTAGAAACCGAAATGTCCATCCTCTCAGGAAGCATTGACGAAGGATATAGTTTAACACACCGAATTGTAGTGCGTGGACAATGA
- a CDS encoding JAB domain-containing protein, with translation MLRANWDASKLEFIEEFKVVLLNRANRVLGIVNASSGGTCGTVVDLKVFFAAAKTHRSLSTHYNSVC, from the coding sequence GTGCTCAGGGCCAATTGGGACGCATCAAAACTGGAGTTTATCGAAGAGTTCAAGGTGGTTTTGCTCAACAGGGCTAACCGTGTGCTGGGCATTGTCAACGCCTCGTCCGGTGGAACCTGCGGAACCGTGGTAGACCTGAAAGTGTTCTTTGCAGCGGCCAAGACTCACCGTTCATTGTCCACGCACTACAATTCGGTGTGTTAA